In the Brassica napus cultivar Da-Ae chromosome A7, Da-Ae, whole genome shotgun sequence genome, one interval contains:
- the LOC106352852 gene encoding probable proteasome inhibitor — protein MANSDTVMLVIRSSRPQFRNNRDKIAFVVHASFIASGYKLVATGRPAFAEDALSSSPSQGEVGIEGWNEFEEYAFVYAKKGSKKILVKCLEIDDKLLVDAVAEGGKGEPAHLEIDVGNYVAESREEGDYDAEFKNLGKLVTDLQNQILYKVDEGLKPVRPRTQSSSVTNEERESGYYVRRPVPLGPQIHPSGVVVPPIPGPGYSDLIPGPGAGVYPVRGGFGDGSMLVGPNDPRMFPGVGDHQPGFMGPPQPGVPPPGARYDPIGPGFEPGRLGRQPPRRPGDIHPDLEHFPRGFGSDYI, from the exons ATGGCGAATTCAGATACGGTGATGCTCGTGATCAGATCCTCTCGGCCACAGTTTCGCAACAACCGTGACAAGATCGCCTTCGTAGTTCACGCTTCCTTCATCGCCTCCGGTTACAAGCTCGTTGCCACCGGAAGGCCTGCGTTCGCCGAAGACGctctttcttcctctccttctcaaG GCGAGGTTGGGATCGAGGGGTGGAACGAGTTCGAGGAGTACGCGTTTGTGTATGCGAAGAAAGGATCGAAGAAGATTCTGGTTAAGTGTTTGGAGATCGATGATAAGCTTCTTGTTGATGCTGTAGCTGAAGGTGGAAAAGGAGAGCCTGCTCATCTCGAGATTGA TGTTGGGAACTATGTTGCTGAGTCGAGAGAGGAAGGTGACTACGATGCAGAGTTTAAGAATCTGGGGAAGTTAGTTACTGATTTGCAGAATCAGATTCTGTACAAGGTTGATGAAGGGCTTAAACCTGTTCGTCCTAGGACCCAGTCCAG TTCGGTGACAAATGAAGAGCGTGAGTCTGGATATTACGTTAGAAGGCCTGTTCCGTTAGGTCCTCAGATTCACCCCTCAGG GGTGGTGGTTCCTCCGATACCCGGCCCAGGTTACAGCGATCTCATCCCTGGCCCAGGTGCTGGAGTATACCCGGTCAGGGGTGGTTTTGGCGATGGAAGCATGCTTGTGGGACCGAACGATCCTCGCATGTTCCCTGGAGTTGGTGATCATCAACCTGGCTTCATGGGACCACCGCAACC GGGTGTTCCACCTCCTGGTGCTCGTTATGATCCTATTGGCCCAGGTTTTGAGCCAGGCCGGTTAGGAAG GCAACCTCCAAGGAGGCCAGgagatattcatcctgatcttgAGCATTTTCCCCGCGGTTTTGGTTCAGATTATATATAG
- the LOC106352850 gene encoding protein NRT1/ PTR FAMILY 5.7 encodes MEHNKIDTEFQDSYNDQQKWVLDSSLDSRGEIPVRARTGAWRAALFIIAIEFSERLSYFGIATSLVVYFTTILHQDLKMAVRNANYWSGVTTLMPLLGGFVADAYLGRYATVLLATIIYLMGLILLTLSWFIPGLKPCHEEMCIEPRKAHEIAFFIAIYLISIGTGGHKPSLESFGADQFEDDHPEERKMKMSYFNWWSAGLCAGVLTAVTVIVYIEDRIGWGVAGIILTVVMATSLLIFLIGTPFYRYRAPSGSPLTPMLQVFVAAIAKRHLPYPSDTSLFHELSREEYTKGRLLSSTNNLKFLDKAAIIKNRGSENVMAEKESPWKLATVTKVEELKLLINMIPIWFFTLAFGICATQSSTFFIKQAIVMDRHIGHNFIIPPSSTFALVALSMIISLTVYERLLVPLLRRVTRNERGISILKRIGIGMVFSLITMIIAALIERKRLDYTKHHHMVMSALWLAPQFIVIGIADALTLVGLQEYFYDQVPDSMRSLGIAFYLSVIGAASFVNNLLMTVSDRLAEAISGKSWFGKDLNSSRLDRFYWMLAALTAVNICFFVIVAKRYTYKSVQSSVAVADGGDDVEMASVANTSKYT; translated from the exons ATGGAGCACAACAAGATTGATACAGAGTTTCAAGATTCATACAACGATCAACAGAAATGggttcttgattcttctctcgATAGTAGAGGAGAGATTCCTGTTCGGGCTAGAACCGGAGCTTGGAGGGCTGCACTCTTCATCATTG CAATCGAGTTCAGTGAGAGGCTAAGTTATTTTGGGATCGCTACGAGCTTAGTGGTCTACTTTACGACCATTCTTCACCAAGATCTTAAGATGGCTGTAAGAAATGCAAACTACTGGTCCGGTGTCACTACTTTGATGCCTCTTCTTGGAGGCTTCGTCGCCGATGCTTATCTTGGCCGTTATGCCACTGTCCTACTTGCAACCATCATCTACCTTATG gGTTTGATTCTGTTAACATTATCTTGGTTTATACCGGGATTGAAACCTTGTCATGAAGAAATGTGTATTGAGCCAAGGAAAGCCCATGAAATAGCCTTCTTCATTGCAATCTACTTGATCTCCATAGGCACAGGAGGTCATAAGCCATCCCTTGAGAGCTTTGGAGCTGACCAATTCGAAGATGACCATCCTGAAGAACGTAAGATGAAAATGTCTTACTTTAACTGGTGGAGCGCAGGTCTTTGCGCTGGTGTTTTAACCGCGGTGACTGTCATCGTCTATATTGAAGACCGGATTGGTTGGGGTGTGGCTGGTATCATACTCACCGTAGTCATGGCTACATCACTTTTGATCTTTCTTATTGGTACACCGTTCTATCGTTATCGAGCACCTTCGGGTAGCCCGCTGACCCCGATGTTGCAAGTCTTTGTTGCTGCCATTGCCAAAAGACATCTTCCTTATCCCAGTGATACTTCTCTTTTTCATGAGTTGTCTAGAGAAGAGTATACAAAAGGACGGCTTCTTTCCAGCACAAATAATCTTAA ATTTCTAGACAAAGCAGCCATTATCAAAAACCGAGGAAGTGAAAATGTTATGGCCGAGAAGGAGAGCCCATGGAAACTCGCAACGGTAACAAAAGTAGAAGAACTGAAGCTACTCATCAATATGATTCCAATCTGGTTCTTTACATTAGCCTTTGGCATATGCGCCACCCAAAGCTCCACATTTTTCATCAAACAAGCCATTGTCATGGACCGGCACATCGGTCACAACTTCATAATTCCTCCATCATCCACGTTTGCCCTCGTAGCTCTCTCCATGATTATCTCCTTAACAGTCTACGAGAGACTCCTCGTGCCTCTTTTAAGACGCGTCACAAGAAATGAAAGAGGTATTAGCATTCTAAAAAGAATAGGAATCGGTATGGTTTTCTCCTTAATAACCATGATCATTGCTGCTTTAATTGAGCGAAAAAGATTGGACTATACAAAGCACCATCACATGGTCATGAGTGCTCTATGGTTAGCTCCTCAATTCATAGTTATAGGTATAGCGGACGCACTTACCCTTGTGGGTCTTCAAGAGTATTTCTACGACCAAGTCCCTGATTCAATGAGAAGTTTAGGCATAGCTTTTTACCTTAGTGTGATTGGAGCGGCTAGCTTTGTCAATAATCTTTTGATGACGGTTAGTGATCGTCTGGCTGAGGCAATCTCTGGGAAGAGCTGGTTTGGTAAAGACCTTAATAGCAGCCGCTTGGACCGTTTTTACTGGATGCTAGCCGCTTTGACCGCTGTAAATATATGCTTCTTTGTGATTGTAGCCAAAAGATATACTTACAAGAGTGTTCAATCAAGTGTGGCTGTTGCTGACGGTGGCGATGACGTCGAGATGGCATCGGTGGCTAATACTTCAAAGTATACTTAG
- the LOC106352849 gene encoding aldehyde oxidase GLOX, with protein sequence MAELVRYYTPGIVVILILSVLLFSITRADLPGTWELIVQDAGIASMHTAVTRFNTVVLLDRTNIGPSKKALGRHRCRKDPNDVVLKRDCYAHSVLFDLGTNQIRPLMIQTDTWCSSGQFLSDGSLLQTGGDRDGFKKIRRFEPCDPNETCDWVELQDTELTTGRWYASDQILPDGSVIIVGGRGTNTVEYYPPRENGAVPFQFLADVEDKQMDNLYPYVHLLPDDGGNLFIFANSRAVKYDHRLNTVVKEYPPLDGGPRNYPSGGSSAMLAIQGDFATAEILICGGAQSGAFTARAVDAPAHGTCGRIVATAPDPAWVTEEMPFGRIMGDMVNLPTGEILIINGAQAGSQGFEMGSDPCLYPLLYRPDQPIGLRFMTLNPGTVPRMYHSTANLLPDGRILLAGSNPHYFYKFNAEFPTELRIEAFSPEYLSPDRANLRPEIREIPQIVRYGEVFDVFVTVPLPVVETIQINWGSAPFATHSFSQGQRLVKLTVGPSIPDGEGRYRIQCTAPLNGAVSPPGYYMAFAVNQGVPSVARWIRIVL encoded by the coding sequence ATGGCAGAACTAGTTCGTTATTACACTCCAGGGATCGTAGTTATACTTATTCTATCAGTTCTTCTCTTCTCGATCACACGTGCTGATTTACCAGGCACGTGGGAGCTCATCGTACAAGACGCCGGTATAGCCTCTATGCACACGGCGGTTACCCGGTTCAACACGGTGGTTCTTCTCGATCGGACAAATATTGGTCCATCCAAAAAAGCTCTTGGTCGGCACCGGTGCCGGAAAGACCCAAACGACGTCGTTCTGAAACGTGATTGCTACGCTCATTCGGTTCTATTTGACCTTGGTACAAACCAGATCCGACCACTGATGATCCAAACCGACACGTGGTGCTCTTCGGGTCAGTTTTTATCTGACGGTTCTTTGCTTCAAACGGGTGGGGATAGAGACGGGTTTAAAAAGATCAGGAGATTCGAACCGTGTGACCCAAACGAGACCTGCGATTGGGTGGAGCTCCAAGACACCGAGTTAACAACCGGACGCTGGTACGCTAGTGACCAGATATTACCGGATGGTTCGGTTATCATCGTCGGTGGGAGAGGAACCAATACGGTTGAGTATTACCCTCCTCGCGAGAACGGCGCCGTTCCGTTTCAGTTTCTTGCTGACGTGGAGGATAAACAGATGGATAATCTCTACCCTTACGTTCATCTCCTCCCCGACGACGGCGGAAACCTCTTCATCTTCGCCAACAGCCGCGCCGTCAAATACGATCACCGCCTAAACACCGTGGTGAAAGAGTATCCGCCTCTAGACGGCGGCCCGAGGAATTATCCGTCGGGTGGATCATCAGCGATGCTAGCGATCCAAGGAGATTTCGCCACGGCGGAGATCCTAATATGCGGCGGAGCTCAATCCGGCGCTTTCACAGCGCGTGCCGTTGACGCACCGGCGCACGGAACCTGCGGTCGAATCGTCGCTACCGCGCCGGATCCGGCTTGGGTGACGGAGGAGATGCCGTTCGGGAGGATCATGGGAGATATGGTGAATCTTCCGACGGGAGAGATTCTGATCATAAACGGAGCTCAAGCCGGAAGCCAAGGATTCGAAATGGGATCGGATCCGTGTCTTTACCCGCTTCTATACCGACCCGATCAACCAATCGGTTTACGATTCATGACATTGAATCCAGGAACCGTACCGAGAATGTACCATTCGACGGCGAATCTGTTACCGGACGGTCGAATCCTCCTCGCCGGAAGTAACCCTCActacttttacaaatttaacgCCGAGTTTCCCACCGAGTTACGTATCGAAGCGTTTTCTCCGGAGTATCTTTCACCGGATCGAGCCAATCTCCGACCCGAGATCCGAGAAATTCCGCAGATCGTGCGATACGGTGAGGTCTTCGATGTGTTCGTGACGGTGCCGTTGCCGGTTGTGGAGACGATTCAGATCAATTGGGGAAGCGCGCCTTTCGCGACTCACTCGTTTTCTCAGGGTCAACGGCTCGTGAAGTTGACCGTTGGGCCATCAATACCTGACGGAGAAGGACGTTACAGGATTCAGTGCACGGCTCCACTTAACGGCGCCGTCTCTCCGCCAGGTTATTACATGGCCTTCGCCGTTAACCAAGGCGTTCCTAGCGTCGCTCGGTGGATACGTATAGTTCTTTGA